The Rhopalosiphum maidis isolate BTI-1 chromosome 1, ASM367621v3, whole genome shotgun sequence genome has a segment encoding these proteins:
- the LOC113553319 gene encoding uncharacterized protein LOC113553319, which yields MAGQFDLTAYKFGAQKSLLAKAVNTVVLSLNYTGNSGKVCKTPYELWFDKLPKIDKFVEFVINAYSLIPKQLRKNLSQKGYFVGYLETSKSLHKDDPLEYSNKSEGDEGMDNKFESISEDNNEDQEHEQGDGSNVNVYNLRDRSNIKKPLRYDNSAFFIVKSDPVYFKEAVGSQNLP from the exons ATGGCTGgacaa TTTGATCTTACGGCATACAAATTTGGGGCCCAAAAATCACTGTTGGCAAAAGCAGTCAATACAGTAGTGttgtcattaaattatactggTAATTCAGGGAAAGTATGTAAAACTCCATACGAGTTGTGGTTTGATAAACTTCCTAAAATAGACAAGTTTGtagaatttgtaataaatgcaTACAGTTTAATTCCAAAACAACTGCGAAAGAATTTAAGCCAAAAAGGATACTTTGTCGGATATTTAGAAACTTCAAAAAG CTTACACAAAGACGATCCATTAGAATACAGCAATAAATCAGAAGGAGATGAAGGCAtggataataaatttgaatcaaTAAGTGAAGATAACAATGAAGATCAAGAACACGAACAAGGAGATGGGTCAAATGTCAACGTGTACAACTTGCGAGATAGAAGTAATATTAAGAAACCATTACGTTATGATAATTCAGCTTTTTTCATAGTCAAATCTGATCCAGTGTATTTCAAGGAAGCTGTCGGGTCACAAAATTTGCCATAA